The sequence CAATCTGTTCAGCGACGACTACCGTTTCGATTCCCACGGCTGCTCGCGCGTCGACAATGTGCGCGACCTCGCCGCCTGGCTGCTCAAGGACCAGCCGAAATGGAGTCGCGCCGCGATCGATGCAGAGATCGCCAGCGGCCAGCATCTCGACATCGCCATGGCGAAGAAGGTGCCGGTGGCCTGGGTCTATCTCACGGCGTGGATGACCAGGGACCAGACCGTCCAGTTCCGCAACGACGTCTATAACCAGGACGAGCAGCTGCTGGAGGCGACCGCCGAAGAGGCGGCGTTCTTCAGCAACGCCGGCAGCCATCCGCTTACCGCGCATATGGCGCAGTAGGCATGCAATCGCGCTACGGGCGGATGCAAAGCCGACTTCCTCGCCGCGGTTGACCGGGGCCTTCGCCGGGCCGCACATTGGACCTGGCCTAAGACAAGCGAGCGCGCGATGCCCGACCTCTCCAATGAAACCTCCTATGCCGACGGCAGGATCCTCAAGCACACGGCCGGCGGCGTCGGCGTCGTCACCTTCAACAATCCCGGCAAGCGCAATGCGATGTCGCTGGAGATGTGGGAGGGATTTGGCGAGGCGCTGATCGCCTTGCGCGACGACGATGCGGTCCGCGTCGTCATCCTGCGCGGCGCCGGCGGCAAGGCGTTCGTATCGGGCGCCGACATCAGCCAGTTCGAGAAGGTCCGGCACAACGCCGCTGCGTCCGAGGCATATGCGAAACGCAGCGCCGCCCAGCGCGCGCTGCTCGCCGACTATCCCAAGCCGACCATCGCCTGCATCCAGGGCTTTTGCCTCGGCGGCGGCATGCAGGTCGCGATGCTCGCCGACATCCGCATCGCCGCGCATGACAGCCAGTTCGGCATTCCCGCCGCAAAGCTCGGCATCGCCTATGGCTATGACGGCTTGAAGCATCTGGTCTCGCTGGTCGGCCCGTCCTGGGCGCGGCTTCTCATGTATACCGGCATGCGGATCGATTCCGCCGAGGCGCTGCGCATCGGGCTCGTTGAGCGCCTATTCCCGGACGATCAGCTCTGGGGCGAGACCATGGCGATGGCCGAGACGATCGCGCACAACGCCCCGCTCGCGATCAAGGCCGCGAAGATCACCATCGCGCAGGTGCTGAAGGATGAAAGCCAGCGCGACATGGGCACGATCAAGGCGATCGGCAACGCTTGCATGGACTCGGCAGATTTTCGGGAGGGCCGTCAGGCCTTCATGGAGAAGCGTCAGCCGCAGTTCCAGGGAAAGTGAAGCTGAACCTCTATTCAGGAAGATTAAATTCCTCGCGCCGCCGAACCACCATAGCAACCAGTTGATCTGTCGAAAGTTCTCTCGCCACCAACGAGGGAGATTGCGATGAAACTCAAATTTGCTGTTCTTGGTCTGGCTGCGATAGGTGGTGTGGCGCTCGCTTCAGGACCGGCCTTTGCGGCAATGCCGAACGGCATTCCGCAGGCGGACCAGATTGCAAAGGGCCCGGCGGCCGACGTCGATCAGGTGCGCTGGGTATGTAACCCCTGGGGCCGCTGCTGGTGGCGTCCGAACTTTTACGGCGCATACGGCTTTTACGGCCCGCGCCGCTTCTACGGGCCACGCCCGTGGGGCTGGCGTCATCACTACTGGCGCCGTTGGTAAACTAGGAAGGGGCCCGCGGGCCCCTTTTTCTCGCGCGCGCTCGACCAAGGCGCAGTCAGACCTCCTTCGAGGCGAAACGCCCCCCTCGCAGGCCCGTTGGCCTGCGAGGAAAGCTTTATGGATTGACACGGCTGCCCGGGAGTGGTGACGTCGTTGTCACCGAACTGTATCGCTTGCGACAAATAGCTCGCTTGTTCGAGGCCGGCGCTGAAGATCGCCGTCGCTATCAACCTCACAATTGCAATGAAGCTCCTGCGCAGCTGGCTGCCATGCAGGATTTGTCGCATTTCGCAGCCCAGCCAAGGAGATCCAATTGCAGGTACTCGTCCGCGACAACAATGTCGATCAGGCGCTGCGCGTGCTGAAGAAGAAGATGCAGCGCGAGGGCGTCTTCCGGGAAATGAAGCAGCGACGCTCCTACGAGAAGCCCTCGGAGCGGAAGACCCGCGAAAAGTCCGAGGCCATCCGCCGGGCCCGCAAGCTCGCCCGGAAACAGGCGATCAGGGAAGGACTGCTTCCGGCGCCGCCGAAAAAGAAGCTTCCGGAGCGCAAGGCGCCTTTGCCGCAGCTCGCCGGCAACGCACGTCCGTAGTCAGCAGAACCTCTGCGTCAGAATCCCGGGCGAGCGGCACGATCTCGCGGTTCCTCGTCGCGGATGGATCCCTACGTTCTGAAATCGATGCTCCGCAGCACGATTCCTGGCGGGGTGCCTTCGAACTCCGTCGCGCGATATTTGCTCGCGGCGCGGGCCTCGATGCGGTCGCGAAGCCGAGTGAACTGGGCTTCGCGCTGCTCGGGCCTCGCCTGCGGACCACGTTCAAGATAGTCCATCGCGGAGGTCGAGATCGCGCATGCGATCTCCCTGGCGCCATCCTGCATCGAGAACAGAACGATCATCCGATCGTATTCGTGGCCGATGTAGCGACCGCTCGTGAGCGTCATGGCATACTCCCTTGTGTTGACGTGATCACCCGTCGATCCATCACTCTGCGCCATCGGCTGCCCGGACGCCGCGTGCATCGCGCGTGACGAAGAGGCGTGCGGCCGGACCGGCCTCAGCCTTCTCCTGCAAGCCTGGCGAAATCGTCGAACAGCGCCGCCACGAGCGCACGATGCCGCGTATCCTCGCCCGGCAGGCTCGCGACGTAGAGGTTGAGCAAATGGCGGGCCTTCACCGCTGCCTCCGGCCATGACGCGGCGGGCACCGTCATCATGCGGTTCTCCAGATCGGCCTCTCGCTCGCGCAACTCCCTGACCTGCGCTTCAACGTCAGCCAACGCGCGACGGAGATCGGTCGCCTTCTGCGCGGCCATGCCGCGGTGCTTGTCGAGATCGACCGGCCGGTCAGTCATGGGCGGCGCTCCGGACCGCAACCAGTGCCTTTGCGAGATCGCCGCGGACGGGGACCGGATGCTTGAACGCGAGAGTTTCTTGCCGAAAACGGATGGTCATGCACGCCTTTCGCAAGAGGGGGCCCAACCGACCGGCGACGCCGACCATGCGCCCATTGCACGACGATAGCCAGTACTTTCGTCACCATGCTGCAGGCGCTGACGCCACGGCCGAGCGCTTGCGGCGTTTTAGGGCTCGCTATCGGCCGGCCACAGGCGTACGGTCGTCGCATCACCGCACTTCCAACGGCATCGACCGGTGACTGAGGGTCACGTGCGCTCCCGCCGACAGAGCTGCAGGAGCGTTCGATGTCGCGCTTTCGCGCCTCGGAATGGATCGTCCCGCCGGTGATCGTTCCGCTATTCCTTCTGCTTCTGGTGTGTGCCGCGGCCATCT comes from Bradyrhizobium diazoefficiens and encodes:
- a CDS encoding enoyl-CoA hydratase, producing the protein MPDLSNETSYADGRILKHTAGGVGVVTFNNPGKRNAMSLEMWEGFGEALIALRDDDAVRVVILRGAGGKAFVSGADISQFEKVRHNAAASEAYAKRSAAQRALLADYPKPTIACIQGFCLGGGMQVAMLADIRIAAHDSQFGIPAAKLGIAYGYDGLKHLVSLVGPSWARLLMYTGMRIDSAEALRIGLVERLFPDDQLWGETMAMAETIAHNAPLAIKAAKITIAQVLKDESQRDMGTIKAIGNACMDSADFREGRQAFMEKRQPQFQGK
- the rpsU gene encoding 30S ribosomal protein S21, encoding MQVLVRDNNVDQALRVLKKKMQREGVFREMKQRRSYEKPSERKTREKSEAIRRARKLARKQAIREGLLPAPPKKKLPERKAPLPQLAGNARP
- a CDS encoding DUF1488 domain-containing protein, with protein sequence MTLTSGRYIGHEYDRMIVLFSMQDGAREIACAISTSAMDYLERGPQARPEQREAQFTRLRDRIEARAASKYRATEFEGTPPGIVLRSIDFRT